The sequence below is a genomic window from Gymnogyps californianus isolate 813 chromosome 11, ASM1813914v2, whole genome shotgun sequence.
GAATTGGAAGATGGCATGAAAAACATTGATGTAAGAGGCTCTCAGATATTAGATATGGCAACACCCCAGTGTTATTTATACTAcccttctaaaataattttggttactcatattaaataaattctCTGTTCCCAGCACATAAAGGCTTTATTTGCCACACTGCTCGCTAGTCCACTGTTTCAGCCTTAAGTGAGACGGCACTACTACCAGGAGAACTTAATTTCCATCCCTCTGCTTTGATTGCTACGCTTCCATGGCTTTTTTACACAATCACTGAGGCCTCAACTAAGTAATTCCTTGAGCAACAGAAGCTAGGGCTTCAACACATGCCACCAATAATATTTCTGCTTCCTAAGAAACAATgctaaaaaatagcaaattgcaacaagttttgaaaaaatactgtatgacGACTGAACTGGACAGATTAAAGTGAGTCTTAAATGCCATATTACAAtccagacaaaagaaaaagtacttgGCTTGGCCAGGCACAAAATCAGTGTTATATAAAtggttcccccctccccatgcaCACACTTGTAAATGCAATAGAAATGCAATAGGGAGGAGGGCACAGTGGTTGTTTTCCCAAGGACTAATAAACTTCCTAGCTGAACAGTACTTGTCTTCTGATTGACAAGTGATGAATATGACAATATGCCTGGCTCACATTACATGAAAATGACAGCATAATACACTGAAAGCACCCTATTTGTCTTCAAGTTACTTTCACTGATtaggaagaaaagatgcagaatGCCAGCTGAAGGTGTTCAGGAAAGCTGAAACCTCTGAAGCAGAAGCTAGCAAAGGTGAGGCAGAACGTGTTGACAAGACAGAGAGGGAACCGAAAGATTAAATTGGCTATTCTTGTAGATAATCATCATTGAAGACCAATGTACTTCAGAGACTGTACCTGCCTACCCAGCTCCTCCCTCAATCTGGGTCTGAAGTCATGGGAAAGTGTAATACATTATTTCAACATAgtatataatacatataatgTAACACATGGTATTAGCTTCCAAAGAAATCTTTATAATGGCTGTTGCAGCATCCAACTCAGAATATAACTTATAACTGCAGGATTCCTCAGTCTTTGGATTGCTGTTTTCTACTcacaaataaaagaagtttaggaaataatgaaaaaaaaaatgaacacttaGTTTTGGCTTGCTTCGCCTTAATTTTTCTGCAAGACATGGTACCCCTCTGCTGGGCAAGAACAGATGAAACAGCAAGGAGCCATGAACCAAAACTGACtgaacagtaaaacaaaaccagcctgtACAGACTGAAAAGGATAAGTAAGGAAAGGCAACTGATGCAATGTATGGCTGACCAAAAGCCTGAGAAAATAAGGAACCCAGATGCAAACCACTAAGCAAACAGCATTCACAATTTAGACTTAGTTCTCCAAACAAGTAACATTTTTCATAACACCTTTAAAATGAGTCACCTTGAAGGAGTTGTCATCTTGACAAGCACCAGTTCTCTAACTCTAAAAACAATTGTTGCAATATTTAAGACAACAGGAGGCAGAAAGAATTTCctaaagcaaaagatttttgtcCATGAAAAACTAAATTATGAGCTACGAAGTCTGCACTACATGAAGCTGGTAAATTTAGCTGTGACTTCTGCATTCATAACATTGTTTTCCAGGAGAAGGTATGACAAACCTTAAGCAAACCTTCAGAGccgtttttcttttttactttaggcattacatttttttttttttttttaaatatgacaaCCATAGTAAAGACAGGACAATTTCAGACAGCAGCAGTGatgcagctgaaaaagcaaGCTCCTACCAGAGACATGTGCGATATCACATATATTTTTGGGAAATAGTTAAATCTTACTCTGACCTCTGAAGCATGATAAAGAGAGAAGTTAAGCGTTCTTCTCATTAGCCCTGAGACTGGAGTATAGTTGCCCATTTTGTTTCAGACTTCTTGTTCTGTCCTACAAATGACTTTGCTCGGTTCTCTATGGGTTGGAATACTAGTCATTTTTAAACCAAGGAAAGATTGCAAAAAAGccctgtttaaaaataacattcaaataAGTGACTTctaggaaacaatttttttttgttaaaaatataaacacaaaacaaagtttGATAATACTTTTTGCcccttttattaaaaacagtcaTTACACTTGACATACACTTGGCAAAGATACATGATTGTATCTCTATTTTTCAAGAAACTAATTACAGACTATTAAAAAGTGACACCGTGTACGCAATTACTAGGTTCTGGGTCAGTTTTTCATACTGcaaacttctggttttgtttcagttgttcAGGTGATTCTGCTTTTAGCTTCCCTCTGTGATCAACAACAGTATATTGGCTTCAAATACGTTTATTTTAGATGTACGTATGTGCACATAGTGCAAAACTGCACCCAGTACCTGCCGCTAGATATTGAAGAGAACATTCTTCTAGGGTCTTTACCATCCAGACTCACTCATCCTTTTGTACCACTTTTCACACTGAAGCCTGTCACTCCAAGCCTTTCACTTTGTTAACCAAAGTTTGTTTCACTAAGAAACAAGTTTTCTAAACCATTTGTTTAGGGACCAGGAAAGAGAACAAATCTTACCAACAGGAAACTctccagaggggaaaaaagtctgtagTGACAGAAGCAGACACAGAGCCTCAGTAAAGACAAGTTTTTCTAACCAAACCTACACAAAAACTTCAACTGTACAACAGCTATACTAACAAGGAGGGGTGGCGGGGAAGAAGTATCTTTCCCTACTCATTATTCACATTCTCAACAGGACTAGATTTACATAAGAAAGAATATCAGTCCATTTACCAAGATGCATTGTCCCATTTCCCGCTCTTGTTTTAGGTCAACTGGAagcttcttttttcagtttttctaaaatCTCATCTGGTGTCATCGATACCAAAATCTTCACCACTTTTTCACGTGATTTACCACCCTGGTTTaggcacacacaaaaaaaacatctttcagaGAATCACCACCAAATACACATtccaaaaaaatctcactgtaATGCCAACACATCaggtactttaaaaataattcttaaagtGTGAGTATGCAGAATTAACAGCAGTAAGAGATAGTTAATCAATGTCCTTTCGAGTTATTTGAAAGGTGTAAAATAATGTCTTATCTACTCTCCTTTTAAAACTGGATACAGCTCCCAGAGCATGCCCTGAATTGATGTTCTTTTTATAGGCTAGAACAAAAAGTGAGGAGTGATAAGTTTCCATAATTGACTTGTATCATCTAGAAGCAAGACTCCAACTAAtttgcagtttttttttttaaaaagtggtgtgtgtgtatatatgtatatttgaTAACTGCGTACTCTCAGATCTTCCTTCAGAGTCGTCTCCCACATAGTATTAGTTACTCTTAAACTGAGTTCTCAGGTTGATAATATCAactaaatgaaaagaaatcacattGTATATAACCTATAAGACATTCAGATTCATACAGCagttatttcaaatattattgACCTGGTTTtgcattactgaaaaaaaggctattttacATAGGAACCGGCAAACCTGCAACCTCATTTCATATTGCCTGAAGATACAACTTTGCTAGTATTCAGTAAACCATGAGAAACAAGTTGCTTGTTAATCTGCAGCCTGGCAAAAAGTTTGAAAAGCCCGCAAGGGACATCCTGAAAGAGGAACAAGTCCTTAACTCTACTATACAGAAATATagcatgaaatttaaaattaaaaaaagatttttgaagcAGTCTAGCCAGCTGATGATGAAAATCAAGGCCCTTGCATAGAAATCTGGTAACCTCAGTTTTATACTGGATCACTTCCCACCAATTTCCCGATTTGGATTGGTTTTGTTAATGTTAGCACTTATCATAAAGCAAGCAGCACATAAGAGAGCAACCAGTACCAAAAATCACTTGCTGTTTACACCTAGCAGATCAGGATGGAAAAATCTAAGCCACAGGTAAAATACAGACTTTACCACAACGCTTCACTGAGAACAAACAGTGgcttgtgaaaaacaaacactagCATGTAATTATTTGGACACCATAGGTCAGAACAACTGAGTCAAGAAGGTCAGACAACACTGGCCCCTTTTATGTTCAACTCTGCTTCGCACTTATGAGAATAATCTAGTTAAACCTGAACATCCCTTTAAGGTAGGAAAACAGTGTTATCTGTAAAATGTTGATAAACAAATGAAGCAGTTTGCCCATGGTTCAGGAAAAACAAGACTCAAATCTTCACATCTCTACCTTTTGGCAACACAGTGCTCAATTCATTGATCACATTGTCATTTACCACTATCCTTTAACAGACTTCTATAACTACCACATGAAaacaacatacaaaaataaaaagcacgATTTTTCATTGTGCTCTTATGTTCATAAACTATAAATGAACATGGCTGGAAAGACTGACTTTAAGTACaatgaattaataaaacaaattatttattcagtgcaatgaataaaacaaagagtTTCCACTCACTAAAGTCAAGACATGTAAATTCTAATACAAAGAAACTCTTGAGGCCCAGCTATAATCCACGTGCTCTTGCTCATGTGTGACAGTTAACTGTCAGAAAATTTTCACTCAAATACAgaagttacttaaaaaaaaagaatgaaaagttattaataaaatgcaCATTCTCTGCAGAGCACAAATTTTGTGAACTGCATTTGACATGAAAACAAGAGAATCTTtgaagaacacagaaaatatgaacCACACATTGGAAAATATATCATGATGAGAACTACTCTGATTAAAGATCTCAAAAGCAGCTGTGGCTCTTCCTATACTAGGTTTGTTCTCAATGAATCATGCCATTAACTCACCTAAACACCTTTAAAGTGTCTTTTGGACTGAACTTGGAGAGCAGCTCCCTGTACTCAATGAGTAAGTTTCAAAATCTTGAATTTAAATTGCAGTAGGGCAagactagaaagaaaaaaaaaggaagtaccTTCTCTAAAATAACTTCACTCTTCTTCACTTCTAGCACCTTAGAGAGGTAGCGACACAGCTCTGCATTTGCCTCCCCTTCTGACGGAGGTGCAGCAATAGCTACACCTACTGCCTCAGCTGTCACATctataacaaatattttaaggattttatgctcaaaatattcaaaacatcTAGTTATTATCTcctaaaaatgaatgtttatgctttcaaaagcattttaatttaaaaccaaacaaacttaTAGATTAGCAGGTAACGACATTTTTACACTTCACAAATTCCCTTAAGTTAAAACTGTTAACCAGTACAAACAAAGACAAACCTCTGATACAACGAACAGTGAAGCCTTCAGACCTGTATCAGAGCGCAGCCATGAATTATCAGTTTTCACACAACCGGGGCGCTGGTCTAAGCCCCTCTCTATGTTGCCCATTCTGATGCAGATGTAGTCCAGCTTGGCATCATGCAGCATAATACAGATCAGGTTaccccaccaaaaaaagtaTGATAAATAAGTCTGCCCAGAGAGCTATGATATCATCAACAATTTCCTTGTGTTGCCAATTGAGCCTGGATACTCTACTACAGTCCACCATGTTGGTCTCATACACATAGCTGTATAAAAAGTAGTTCTAATTTGTACATAAGCAAGTCCAGATTTGTAGCAGGAgaacacattttattaaatcaaaCTTTTATAGTTCAAATAAAACGGCACAACCTCTTGAGATACAAATAGCGTGCACAAAATTACACGTCAAACTGAAGTGCTGATCAGGTGTGTTTGCTGttattcctttcaaaaaaatttgttCAGAGAATTTACCTCGTGCTCACTGCACCACCTAGCGTTACCTACAGCGGAATGGGAAAGAGCTGTTCCGGgcttcttttaagaaaagtgtgaaattactttcttcagttttctgttttttttggtttttttttttaacagcttagGGGATCGAGATAAGCTGTAGAACTCGTTAGAAAGACTGGttagaaaaaacagctttcccGCTCCCCTCCCAGTTACTCACGGTTATTCCTAGAGCGGGAAAGGCCACCCGCCCCGCTCTTCAGAAGAAGCGACCGGAGCATCTTAAACCCCGTCGTTAGCGAGTGCCCCGAGCCGCCCGACAGCgcgggggctgcccccgccGAGCACAGCAGCGTCCCGCCTCCTCCCGCACCTCACGGCCGGCGTCCTCAGCCGGGCACAGCGGCGGGCAAACTCTCCCGAGATCCCCCCCTCCCGGCCGGCAGCACCGCGTCCCAGACGCgggaaggcagggaaggcaCACCCGCCGCGCCAGCAGCCCCACCTGTGACAGCGCTGCACCGGGAGCCGGGCTTGGCGCGAACCGCCAGCCTCACACAGCCGTCACCCGCCGCCACCACCGGTCCCGCGGCGGCGCCCGGTTCCGCGGGCCCCTTCCCGGCTCCTTTTCCCTGAAACAGAGGAACAGGCGCGGTCACCGCGGGCGCCACCCGCTCCCGCTCCTCCCCCCCCACGGCCTCCCCGCCCGCACCTTTCGGGGCATGGCGCCGCCACCGCTCCGCACCGGCGCCGCCAACAGCCGACGGAAGCCGGCGAGGGCCAACATAGCGCGGTGCGGCCCTTCCGGCAACACCAGCTAGCCCCGCCCTCGAGGGACCGGGCTCCGCCCCTGGCAGCGCCTGCGCGCTCCGCCACAGCCGCCCGGGGTGGCAGGGCAAGCCCGCCGGGCCACGGGGAAAGGCGGGAGAGGCCGCTCCGTGTGCGAGCGGGTCCGGGCTGCCAGGGCACCGGCACCCCAAGGCACGCTGCGGCCGGGGCGGCTCCTGCCCCCGCTTCCGCTGGCTTCTCCCGGCGGGGAGAAGCAGCTTCTCCCCGGCGGGACCCGAGCAGCCGCCTCCAGCGCCGCGCGCCCTGACGCCCAGCCCCGGCCGGCAGCTTGCtcgcacgcacgcacgcacccAGCCGTGCTACAGCCACGCTTTCCGTGTCTCGACTGAATGAAAAACCTCGGCTCAGGGGGAAGAGGAGCGCTGGTCGAGATTTGTACAGAGCAGATGGTCTGAAATACACGGCTTGTTTTAAAGACCGTGTTTTGAGACCTACGACCTCCACTGTAGCAggcatttaaagagaaattagggaagagaaaagaggtttgggtttttttttctcctgtgttctCAAATTATAACTTTAGTATAATTTTGGGGAGGGTACAGGATTTTGTACATGAAGACATTCTACTACTACACAGTACATATTGCAAGACACTGAATACTATATACATACATCAATTGCATCAAATTACTGTATGCAGTCTGTAAAACTAGTTGCACACAAATAATCCTTAGTTCATACTAATTTTTTACTATTAGAATGTCCAATGATAAAATAACATCATTACAAGTCTTGTATTCTCATTTTCACATTATACATTTTCTTATAggcacatatgtatatacagtGGCTATTTCCATAACCAGCTCTATGTTCCAAAACAGCCCTTCTGAATTAAGAGAGATTCTGGAAAGATCTGTTTGTTGCTGAATTTGACTTCGGATATCTTCAGTGCAGCTGCAGATGCTGTCTGCAGTGCTAAGTCCATTAATTCTCCACAGCTCATCCAAAAAGTCAAGATGACAGCAATATGAATCCAGCTTTGCTGATgcacttcaaaaaaatacagtagcaATTCATGTCCATAGGGTCACTCCAAGGTCATTTTGGACAGAAGTGGAAGCTGGGACTACAGCAGCAGCTTTACTGTCTTTTTAGGACAGGTTGGGGAAAACATACACAAGAAGTTCATACAGAGGAAGGATTTTCCAattcaaaaaatgaattttactACATGAGAAATGAAGGGGTGGAAATACAAAGCAATTAATCACAAGATACtatttaaaacaatcttttcaAGAGTACTTATTCCACTTGACGTTTTGTTAAGAGGAAAAGCTAAATTACATTCTGCCAATAACAATGCagagaaaatagcttttctggTACCTCTCAAACaagttagttttgttttcacacattCATGtaatttcacagaatttttaaaCTGCCGCCAATAGTGAGCTGAAGTCCACTGATACACTGACACATTAAAGATTTCACATGTGAAATTATGtataaaagattatttctggTATCTGTCCATCTTCTATTGATGTACCATTGTTGTTACCCGGTGAACTATAAAAGACAAAGCATGTTTTGCTAGCAGTAGGAGATTCGTGGATCACTTTCTTCAAACCTTTTGTTCCATAGTGGGAATCAGGACCCTGAAAAACATCAGAAGAGATTAGCAACTGAACAGAAGTGGGCAGCAAGACCCATAAAATGCTGAAGTTCAAACACTACTGACTTAGGTTGTTTTAATAGTATAACATTTCTGTACCCACATCATGTAAGTTAAATACAAAATCACAGACAACAGAAGCAAGTGCCCTAtatcaataacaaaaaaaagtttctctgaCAGCAGACTTAAACCACTTGATTTTATCCAACCagtaatgaataaatattttctagtaTTTCTCCTTGTCATACAGATTGTCTATATTCTCACTTAGTTCCCTGCCTCAGCTTCTTTAAtgtgcaacatttttttccaacccACTCAACTTTGATTTCTGTACAGggaattatatttaaaagaatattaaaagatttttgagaaaacattgaataaataaatttgtctATAACATTAAGGGGAGACTTTCCtaaaacaaataattctttCCTATATTTCAGCACTAGTATGTAAAAAGCGATTTagaaaagctttcagttttGACTCTAGCTAGTGGTTAGAATACCCTTGATAAATCAAAAATTTTGATAGAGAGCTGCCAGATTAAATAGTCTAGATAGTGCTTTTGCCCACACAGAACCAGTGACTTCCATTAGGACTCATTCTAACTCTTATATCAAGCCAGAAAGTGGGAAGGCACAAAGGATCCAGTTATGAATTCTGTGCTATGGCACAGAAGAGAGGTAGCAGTCTTACAAGTTACTGTGGAGTTTAACTATGTCCTTCTTTAGCACTaaacttaaaattaattcaagatCTAGAAGACACTTTCCCATCAGAAGACAGATAAAAGAACAACTCTTGcatcaaaataacattttcttctgtactgtTAGGCATTCTTACTTTTAACGTTGCACAAGCTGTGTAGCAAACCGTTGGCAAAATCTCTATAGGTTCTTTGAACATAACTCTGAATGTACTGGCTGTTCCATCACAACTAAATCCAGTATCGTTTTGTCCTAGCGTTTGATTCTTCTCATAATCAATTATCTgtacaaaaacatgaaaatagtatttttaggTTTACAAGCTTGAGAAAGATTTGTATTGTATGCATATTAGACGATCACAAGCAAACACTTGCCTACTGCACCCAGTTTAATTGCAAGGACAGTGCAATCTCAGAACTGGAAAGCAGGTGGTATTTCCCGATACCAGTAGGGTTGACCCAGCAGCATGCCGAACGATGGCTTGTGAGTTTTACACAGGCTGTCCAATCTATGGGCTAGATTCAATACTGGTCCAACCAGGTATAGTCTTTGCTTGGGAGATGAAGAATAGCTCTTAGACCTTCAGCTTCTGACCTTCATATACTACGTATAATCCTGTACTTAGATTTGCTGATCTTCGTACACCTACACAGCCCACATGAGGGAAGCACATTCGCTGGCTGTGGCTAATTTAGAAAGCAAGTTTTTACAGATAATGTAAGCAGTCGATAcatccttaaaagaaaacaagaacttgCGCTGCTATGTTTTATacaatttatttctattctAGATTCAGTATAAAAGTTACATTCAGACTacatattatttcttttgccttcaATTTTAGTGGCAAATAGGAGTCACTAGCTAAGATGCAATAATAGCAGATACCTCACTTCTCATTTTGGATAGCAATCCTGATCCATGCTGCCGAATGCCTCTTGCAGAAGTTGGATATCAGAGCTTTAGAGTAACACGAACACTTCTCATGATTACTGCACTAACAAGAATCCTATcgattttaatatttcattattaaattgccatataatttttaatattgcacAAATGAGATGAAGCCCTATTCTAGGCAAAATGTGCTcgaattttttttcctagccacAAACAATACAAATACTGACAACTACAATGCTGAAGTCGTAAGCCCCTTTCACATAAAAGATGTATTTGCAATATACATTAGCACTATTTTAAGAcaagtattaaatatttaacactgTGAAGCTCTGCTAGTACTGATGCAGGTCCAAGAAGAAAGGTAGAGACACAGGACTTAAATACCTGTCTGAAAAGattgtaagaagaaaatttcagacTCATCAGGAATTGGGGATACTTCCAGAATAAAGAGAGCCTATATAAGACGGATGGCCTTCATCTGAACCATAAAGGTACATCAGCCTTTCAGTTTGGATCAGGAGCATGTTTTTCAAGTGAATCTCTTGATCATTCCCACTTAATACGCTTTGGTTTGCCTTGCAAGAACTAAAttcttttcagatgaaataaatCCAGCAGACATGCTGAGGGAGCACACCAAATGCTCTCATCTGCTAACAGGAATTTAGCTGAGAGGATCAAACAAGAGttaatgcaaagtaaaaatccccaaatatGTATAGTATAGCTGCTAGGTCCTCAGTACCAACTCTTTTGTTCTAAAGATCCAATCTAGTGCACTATGCTACTCATTTACATAGATGTATAGTTTGAGAAAACCAAACTGATGGTACTTCAAATCAAGGAATTTACAAGTGAGCTTTTAACCTGAGGAATGTGGAAAAGCCAACAAATTCCTTCAAAACCTCATTCCAGATATATTCTGTTCGGAACATCACAAGAGGAAAggcacaacatttttttcttaagagacAGACACAAAATTCCTATCCTTAAGTACAGGATGGTCAGAGAATAGTAATCATCAAAtaggaaacagaagacaaataaaCTGTCATTTAAATAGGATGCCCAGAAATGAACCAAAACAGCAGTTCCAGCACATGCTAGAAGTCTACGAAATAAGAGAGGGACAATGGAATTTCTGTCCCTAAATGAAGTCACAGattctttctttcacaaaatTTCCCACACACCTAATAAATCAATGTGATGCGATAGTACCAGGTTACGAAGTACACAGCACAGAGTAAAACTGTGCCAGTCACAGAATGCTAATACCTTGTTAGAAAGCTTAGTATCAAATCAAAACTAATCTCAATAAGAAACAGAATTCAAATGGACTGAAATTCCattcttaaaaaggaaaaaatacagtgctgGATCAATTTTACTAGAAGACAATCCTGACCACAACATGCTAAGAGAGATCAAACAGGCTACAAGAGCAGGAAATACAATTTTAGTGGTGTCTTCAACTACCTGCTCAGACCGGGCAAGTGTCATACCAGGACATGAAGCAGGGGTGACATTTTTAGATGCTATCGCTGACCATTTCATGAGCTTGCTAACCAATTGCTCAGTAGGAAGAAACGCAACCCCCTTGATTTAGTACTGAGTGATGAGCAGGATCAGATTCAAAATTTCATAATGGAAACACTATGTAACAGTGTCCATAATATACTTAGAGTCAACGCTCCCATGtgaacaacaaaagcaaatccaccacagctgtgctgaatttcaaaaagagaaaaatgaggaagCTTGTTCAAAAGAAGCTAAAAGGAGCACTTAAGAAAATCAAATCTGTATAAGGAGCATGCAGACTACTGAAGGACATCACATGCCCAAGTGCAGTATAAGTACATATCATCCATTAGGAAAAGGcttgagaaaaggagaaagaagctgGCATGGCTGATCAGCAAAAGGCTATTACtggaaataaacaaacaaaaaagggcaTCCTATAGAAATATGAAGTTGTATCCAGATTAAAATAGAAAGGTTCAAACTGAcagattaaaatgtaaaaaatacaattaagcAGGCCAAAAGAAGGTCTAGGAACAGCTACCCGAAAGCATCAAAACCAATGTTAAATCATTCTTTCAACATAGCAGTAGCAAAAAGCCCTACAGACTCTCTGGTGGGCTAAACAGCATGAAGATACAAAACAAGTAGCAGCAGGATAAGGTCTTCATGTAGGAGCCTGGAGAACAGCAATACAAATAAATCATTTACCAGCAGAAGAAACTGGGGAGATTCCCATGCTGGGACAATGTTTTCAGCAAACCTAAAATTGAAGTAACTTTACAGAAGTAGTTATGGTAACAGTAACATACAACCTTCTGCCTAAGACTGAATCAGTAGCAAATAAGATGTCAATCTTTCCAAAAAGCTCTGGGCAAGGACAAGCCTCTAAGCCCCAATACGTGTACTAGGCGAGCTAAGAATTGAGTAAATACCCAATCAGGTCTGACAAATGGTCCAATATACTCCAACAGTGGCAAGAGAAGATGTTGCTGAGGGTTAGCACACAAGTGTGGGCTCTGCTGTCCGTTCCCCCCAGCATCCACAACTGTTCTAGTAGGGGTGCTACAGTGCACATCCCCCTTCTGTTCCTTCTGGAATCTTTTAATGGATCTGCTATTGATGAATAAACATGTTCAAATACCACCAAATTCAAAACAGGATATCTGCTTGTTGTGGCAGTATGTTTAGTATCCTCTGCATTGAAAAAATACTCTTACCTGTTTTGA
It includes:
- the C11H15orf40 gene encoding UPF0235 protein C15orf40 homolog, yielding MLALAGFRRLLAAPVRSGGGAMPRKGKGAGKGPAEPGAAAGPVVAAGDGCVRLAVRAKPGSRCSAVTDVTAEAVGVAIAAPPSEGEANAELCRYLSKVLEVKKSEVILEKGGKSREKVVKILVSMTPDEILEKLKKEASS